The following DNA comes from Anastrepha obliqua isolate idAnaObli1 chromosome 1, idAnaObli1_1.0, whole genome shotgun sequence.
AGTACAATGCGATTGTCACCGCTTTTAAGTACTTCGCGTGGCACATAGAGCGTCATCTGTGGGCCTGCCATTGGCCAATAGCGACCTAAATTTTCACCGTTCACAAACACCAGCCCCTTACCCCAACCTTTGGTATCTAAGTACGTATCACCTAGTTGGCCTTCCGCAATCGATAGTTGGCCATAGTATATTTTTGGTCCATTTCGCAACACCGAACCTCCTTTTTCTTCGTAGAAACCAACACTATTAATATAATCAGCATTCACCAGTGATATAAGAGTTTCAATGTCCTCAATGGATTCTAGTGGATACTTGGTCATGGTCCAATTGGACAGCACATCTTTCTCGAGCACTACATTACTGGTGATGCCCTTAAAATCAGTGACTGGTCCATAATTGATGCGTCCCTGATTTTCCACCAGCAATTGCAAACGCTTGCCGTAACTGGGACTAATTGGTAGCTCAAGTATGGGCGTCTCGCGTGAAAGTATGCCCACGAGCTGATCGTCAATGTATACATAAGCGCGATCATGCACACCGCTGGCacgcaaaatacttggatcgcGTTTGACGGTCGGCAGCAAAGTTTCGTAGAGCACAAAACCTGAGTACTGATCAAGTGCTTCGAAAGTCAATGGTTTGTTATTGAACACAACACCAGTTGAGAGTATTTCTCTACCCTTTGCTGAGAGTAATGTACAGCAGGGATTAAGTCGAATAGTGCCATAGTGTTTCTTTGGTACCGGCGCGGGTATTGGTATATTGGGAAGTGGTAGATAGCGCCCAATAATTTCGcgtaatttataatatttcgaAGTCGCATCGCCAGCCTCATCCATAGGTGCATCGTAGTCATAGGAAGTAATATCAGGTTGATAGCGACCGGGACCGCCATCGTTAGCGCCAGCGGTGAAGCCAAAGTTCGTGCCACCAAACATCATGTAAAAATTGACGCTAGCACCAGCATCCAACATTTCACTAAAATGAGAGAAAGAGAACAATGCACTAGATTAGTGAGGGAGACCAGCTTTAACTACTCaagtatacaacatttttacacGTACACAAATGCTTTCGTTATCGCCTCGGTGCGCACACGTGCCATTGGTTCCGACCAATGTGTCAGCCAACCTGGATAGAATTCCGCATTTACCAGTGGACCTTTAGGTTGTATCTGCCGCAAGCGCTCCCAATAACTGCTTATGTCGTTGGTTGCACCAAAGTCCATAGTGGCCAGCACGCCTTCAATGTGACCACACCTCAGTACGCTCGGGCCGTCGTTGGTGAAGAGCACGGCTTTGTCTTGGACATGTGTGAGTGTCTCATCTCGCAACCAAGTACGATATTTTTTATCACAGGCAAAATAGGAGCCGTACTCATTTTCCACCTGTACCATAATAATAGGACCTCCATTCCCGTAGAGGTAAGATTTCAGCTGATTGAATAGCACATTGTACCACGTGCGCACTTCGAACAAGTAGTCTACAGAGTGAAAGAAAATGATATTGTGATTGGAATAGAAATACAACTCCTGACACAGTAACCGAGTGTTCGATTTCCAATGCGGTcgcaaaatattaagaaaagttTTGCCTTGCAACGGCTCTGCACCGCTTGGCGAAAAGGCAGATCTTCTCATATAAACCGTCTGCTATTCGGAAGCGATATCAAATATTTGAATAGTTCATTTGTGACACAGCACCAAGACGTACAagacaaattggaggagaagcttAGTCTAAATACTTTTAAAGGATATAAGCACCATTCTCTTGACTATTACTTACTTATATCAGATGTACGCAGCTTTATATTGGGATACTTGGTGAGCAACCAGTACGGGAAACCACCCTGAAAatttatcagaaaaaaataaaaaattgttttattaaagtcaaacaacaaaaaaaatcagtagGAATAAAAGTACAAGATGTTATAGTGGCAAAGAAACTAGTTACACTTAAAGGATTCGAATTTGTTGTCACGTGACACTTTCATAGCCAAACTAAGTGGTCACCAATGCCAGCATTCCATTAGAACATTTCGCGCATATGAAGaatacactggatcacaaatttcaacttttttctgcaccagagacgccgttatgaaattcctatgtaaaatcaccgtctgattccgaaaatcaaggttattttttattctatggtaacgtttttgagatatttacgaattaccgttatttcaaaaaaaaaaatttggctcacttaatcatatatatctcgaaaacgaattgagcgattccaaaaccgtttaaagctttaaaaaggtaataaaatttgctataaccCAATAAgccaaaatattgaagaaatgtctaattttgaattttcctctctaagtaaaagtaaagtcaTATTTTCGTCTAATGAGAGACTGTTAATTAATATTGCCATGCATTTTTCTATACAGTATAAAAAAAGAGTTTGCGTCATTCCTGCATACTtatcaaaaatatatagaaacatTTAAGGTGTTGACCCTCTTAGTGCAAATTAGCGATATTTTATTTCCAAGCTTTCGAAAGCAGCGTCTAGACAAATGGGTATTACATAAAAGACTTGGCCGGTTCCGTTAATGATGCAGAACAAATGGCTTTCTGCATACAACTGGCTTGTAGGGGTATACCCAAGGCTTCGGGACTTGTATTTTGCCTAATCTTCTGTGGCGCCGATCACATTGTAAAATCTAACGAAAAAGGAAAACCaaatctaaatattttgaaaacaaccATTGGTCTTGTTAAGAGCAAAGTGAAAACTAGTCAAAGTTTGGTAGAGCTTGACTctataaatgaataattttaaatatttcggcAGTTACGAACATTAACAtacctttattttgacctctacCAAATGATctgaaatttagttttttgtgtATTGAAAATCGCTCAAATTTTGCCCATCCTTAAAGCCGAAGGTGAACTCAGACCAATCGCAAGTTTACCCCATCTTTCAAAGGTATTCGTCAGGTATAGACAGTTGAACGCTTTTCTTTCTAAGAACTCGCTTTTACACAAATGACAATCCGGTTTTCGAAAGAGACATAATTGTATAACTGCCCTTAtagacttatttatttattaaagatattCCTGAATCCTTACCCTGCTTGACCACTCAAAAGCATTCGATTCAGTTAATCACAGCATCTTATTGACAAAACTCTACAAATTTATTGAGGTTATCCCTACTTCTATACAGTTAATTGCctcttttcttaaaaataggTCAGAAGCTGTCTGCAGTGGGCCACGGATATCATCTGTTTTAGAATTACAAAGGGGAGTTTCGCAAGGTTCTATTCTTGgtctttttctcttttctttgtACATTAAAGACCTTCCAGCAATTTTTACCGAAATGCATTCGTACTTGTATGCAGATAATGCCCAGATTTATCGATCTTGTAAGATCAATAATATAAATGACTGCGTTCTTAAAATCAAGCAAAATTTATATGTGCACTAACTCTTAGCCGTAAGCAGTCTCAAGTGCTTTTTATTTCCAGAAAGCCCCTCGACAATTCAACTTTTCCAAAAATCTTGCTTGACGGCATTGCTACCAATTATCATTTTCAACCTCGTAATCATTTTTTCCCAAAGGTTAACTTGGGATAGTCACATAAATTTAGTCTTAGCAGTGCCCCGCTTAGTTCCTAGTGAGAATTCATTTGTACACTTTGCCTGAATTAAGAAGTTTATTTGGTTGCTTTTTGATTGATAACACCTTTGTTTCTACATATTTTGGCACTGAcggttaattattttatttatttatcttttcttGCTATTATTCTTCAAGTTATTAATGATCGTTCTTATGTGTACTATGTAGTAATGCTGTCCGGTATAATTCGAGAATATGCCTCTTGAGGGATTTCTGCCACACGCATTTTCATTGCGTAAACTTACACTAGAAAAAGGTCAAGCTGGGGTTTGGTATAAGTGTTGAGAGCACATCAATTCCGactataaataaactaaaaatttcagatCAAACCTTCTCGTTTGCTCTCTTTCCCAACCCATACAACATCTTATTcaaagtacatattttttggCCTAAATCTGTGGGCTATGACAAAACAAATGCCTGGTCATCTTCAAATTCGGCATAggaaatggaaatggattggccatACTCTACGAAAACCCAACGGAGGCATCACCAAAGCAGCTGAAACCCGCAAGGAAGTCGCAGGAAGTGGCAGACCAGAAGCAGAAACGCTGCCAGCAGGCCACTCTTAGTGGCAAGTGAAATTCCTAGctttaaacaaatataattttaagttttttattgagACCCGATCTTCCAACTAGGAACGAACCGGaaaacatatataattttttttaaagggtggttaagtttcaagggccggtgttgattttgaataaaatacaattttttaagaaattattgtcatttctcttttatccatctgatggtccaaattttcgatgacgctgaggcataattgaggttctatgccgttaatgtgccgaattatctcatcctttagctcttgaattgttactggcttatcaacgtacacctcttctttcaaataaccccaaagaaagaagtccaacggtgtcgttgacctttaggtgtggttcacattcaacatcggccctccaaatttaaccaccctttatatgcacaAATTTTTCGTGGCACATTTTTTCATTAAGTTTTTTAACTTTGAACGTTTTGTAGGTTGTAAACAATATAAATCGAAGTTTCAAACTcgttatcaaaattcaaaaaaaatttattaaattttcgtactTACAAAATCACGCTCCGCACATATATAAGGTCCAGGTCGCAGTATCACAAGTAGACCCACTTCATCGGCCAGTTTGATAAATTTCTCCAAATCTGCTATTCCAGTCCAAACATAGGAGCCATTTTTGGGATTATGCAGTGACCATTCAACGTACCTAATGAGGCatgaaaaataacataaattggATATTTTTGGGTTGTAGTTACGTGTATTTTAACTCACGTCGTAACCGCATTTACGCCGGACGCTCGCAGTGTCTGTAATTTGCGTTGCCAACTATCTGGATGTGCGCGAAAGTAATGAAGCGAACCAGCTATGAAACGAAATGGTTGACCATCCTTTAGGAAACGATCATTATTCCAGTCAACTGTGAAATTTCGCGACGCATAGTTGTCAAGCGCATAGAGGTGATGCACGCCCAGCAATGCTAGTAAGCATATCCCTAAGATTTGCATTTCCTATAATataggaagaataaataaacgaTGAGAGCGCAATAAGGCAGCAACTACGCTATAAGTACGAGCATTTACTAAGCTATACTTGCATTCATGTGCCTATGTAGGAAGTGAATGAATGCAAATTTAGTGCGAGCATTTATGAATGACCTCACATGTGTTTGAAGATGCTGCATTTCCATAAGTGTTAATTAAATAATGCTTTAGCGTAGTCAGAGAGTGTCAAGATCTATACAACTGCTCATGACAAATTAGATTgaactagattagattagcgatgaatacgtgcatatgtatgtgtgtgtttatgtataCGTTTATGTATGAGCTTTCACCGGAACCATTTGCGCTTAAATAGGCACGGAAGTCAAATCCTACATTCGCTATCAATGCTGGCCTGTCAGTAGGCGTGAATAATAGACAATGGttgcaattattttctttacaggcaaatttgacaatttagtGCAAGGTGAATATTTGCATATCTTGGCTTAGAAGTGAGTGATGATAcgcaaaatacatatatgtatgtaaatacttatGTAGTGCATGTTAATTAACGCAGCGCATGCTACCGATAACAGTGCCAGTTATCATGTGTTCCACTCTACTAATTTTATTGGAATTAATTAATTCTGACAGCGAAGAGTAATGCAAGGCAAGAACAAGAACACAACTCAAAAATCATATGGatagtttaattttatatatgtttgtatatctaAGCACTGGAATTCACATTGAGCTAGAAAATGTTTCAGAACGCATGAGAAATTTACACAGTTGGTTGACCATATTGTTCAAATGTTCCAAATTTTCCCTCTGCTttgctacatatgtacatatgtttatggTGCATCTGTTTGTGTTCACATTTAAACACTGAATTTTGTGTTGGAAAAGAAAACTTTCATGGCCTATTTCCGCCAAGAACTTAAATGCAGTTAAGAGCTCTGTTaagtttcaaaaatgttaaacgTTTCCACGGCAAGAAAGTTAATTCAGAATATGGCagacatactactgtgggcaaaaagtaaggtgaatttatttgtcaaacttcgcgggattaaaatttcgctctagttatttttttcatgagttggcagcactgttaataacatctgggccaactttcatgtgaatgtcattatcagtaatatatttaagcttgtgtttaccaaacgaccaagagtgcacttttcgatttttacaatgtctgatttgattgagcagagaagtgccatcaaattttgtttgcggaatgaaatttcggctgcggaaacgtttagcatgttgcagaaggcatttggtgattcgaccatgtcgcagaaaaatgtttataagtggtacaaagacttcaaagagggtcgagaacgtgttgatgacttggagcgctccagacgaccatcgacgtcaacagatgaccaacacgtcaataaagtgaaggagttagtgctcaaaaatcgtcggctgagtgttaaagaccttactgatatgatcggaatatcagaaggatctgtgaaaactattttgaaagaccatttgggcctacgaaaagtcaaatctcgtttggtaccgaaaactctcaaattcttggaaaaaagtcgacgcgttgatgtgtgtgaaagaatgctttcagactatcaggacaagctcaaatgcatcattacgggagatgagacttggatttatgcttacgaccctgaaacaaccgaccaatcaagcgaatatcgtgctgaaggcgaggccagaccgaaaagaacacgtcaaagtcgttcaaaaataaaggtcatgatgacagttttttttcgattttcgtggtgtggtgcattatgaattccttccacctggccaaactgttaataaagaatattatttgagcgttatgcgtcgtttacgtgaagcaattcgcctaaaaagaccagaattatgggccaacaactcttggtttttacatcacgataatgcaccgtctcacactgcactcgttcttcgtgaccatttcgccaaaaattccacgtatATCGTTCCggaaccaccgtattcgcctgatttggctccgtgtgacagGAAATTATAGCGCTGCTTGcaatttatgatttattttattatgatttttattcatttatgctTGGGCGGACATTTTTTAGTATACCAAGTTTTAGGAACAAATTACTCTCGTTAAGCGGAGACTCTCTTGGCCGGGCGGACGCGGAcagtaatttttcataaaattactaaaaataagattttcataacaaatccaaaaaaaaaaatctctgttCAGTGGACGCAAACTCCTCATAGGGACGCGAATtccctacatataaaaaatgtcagtGAGCCGTTTTACTCACATATGGTACATATTTGCTAAATAGGGAATAAAAAAGGGGACTTTCCGGATAAAGAGTGGCGTTTTTTCATGCACCAAATTAGTTTGGTTTGTGCAgtgattttataaatcttacggGGAAAACAATTCTTCTGTCCGGGCATTAACCAGTTTTACTAATCAAATcttgcaaatataatttttccaaataaaaaataattaattcagtTTATTTGGTATAATGTCATCACTGAGTCTcggtatgaaattttaaaagatataAGTCCGATTTTCCTTATTAGGTTCGAAATTGGAAGAATTCAGGCTGCGCTCATCGTCAAAAATAAAACGATTATGCAGTCAAAACGGATGTGTGGAGACAATGGCTTTACTGCTTTCGAATTGTTAAGGAAATTATCTGCAAAATAGTTaccttttgaaaaaataaaattaaaaaattacgtcAATCGGCCATTTccgaattttttatgaaatgaatTGAATCAACTAATTTTATGCAGTTTGTTGACtgaaatgtaatatttatttttattttcgttattgaaatatgtttatatatcttctatactataaaggtgaatgtctgtacgttgtccgcgcatcactacgaaacgacaacaccaaatgacgtacaactttttatacattcatattttcacccaatgaagcttataggcatgtttttacgATGGAACTctcttcccacagcccccagaccgcgccaccactctcattcgtcactgataatcgaatatttgcttaaatttaatctaaaaaatattagtttttcctatttcccactatttatagcacactctagacttcataatccgcataagctgttcaactatgacccaaatgcaaagttcaaaaacggtttgagatagaagatgaataaaaataattttccttgatatttttctgataggttgttttgattttattcaacgaggcatagcaacggatgccgggtattgtaatgttatggttattaatataataaaaaactattttctatgaaattattgtttgtaattcttttatatacagctagtatatatatataatatatataattggcgcgtacaccatttttgggtgtctggccgagctcctcctcctatttgtggtgtgcgtcttgatgttgttccacatatggagggacctacagtttcaagccgactccgaatggcagatatttttatgaggagctttttcatggcagaaatacacctggaggttggccattgcctgtcgaggggcgaccgctattagaaaaatgtttttcttaattttggtgtttcaccgagattcgaaccaacgttctctctgtgaattccgaatggtaatcacgcacccacccattcgcctagcggccgccgtagaaatagtattaaattaattaaaaaattaataagttcTTAAAGTTCTAAAAGTTCCCCTTGACTGGCCGCAAAAGGGAGTTTTCTCTATAATTATTGAGAGTTCGATTCCGCGCTAAAATTGTGCCAAACAAATTGGAATCAATGTTCTTTGTTTTGCTTGCAGTTACAGCTTTGTCTTCGCCATAAGTACCTTGAAATGTTTACATTTAGCCCTTCTGTTCGGCTAGCACAGTTAACTCAGCTTAGTTCTAAAAAACCAATTTAtcgttaaaaacaaaacaaaaaatgcatcaaatgtatcacttgaattttttttaaaatatcaaaatatgagTTTAGAAGAAgactatcaaaattaaaaaaaaattatatttggctgTTTTCAGCGATATTATCgtgctttttattattgttaacaatgaaaaaataaaccaCAAATTAATTCCAAATTCGAAAATATACGTTCTGCAGCTGGCGAGCTGTGAGGCAAACAtggtaaattaaaaatgtatgcagTCAGCTGAGTTACGTTTAATGCATTTTCTTTAGGCTTATTTGATAGACTCAATAtttgcaacaaattttaaaattaaaattaaagtatctcgcaaaatgagtgaaaaaatgAAGTATCAGTcacaaaatgcgaaaaaaatatcagttttgAAGTATACGGGTCAAAACGGGAACACCGTTTACGAGTATCAGTATCGGACATCAACAGTTTTATAGAATTGACAGACGGCGGCGTTAATCCGGATTAGCGGCGAGCGCAGCTAATCAGATTAAAAATGTAGTGTGACAGACCGTTGTTAAGCTACCCGTATTAGCTGCAttgatactaaaaaataattaattatttaaaaatattacattggaatttctcaaactgctccgaatatcaaaataattaatgtaatttcaaCGTGCtagtgcaaactagcattgcatgcagtctttcttgttcttcttttgaaaactttgaatatttttcattcataatagaTATTAGCCGCTGTTTTCCGGCAGTGTTGCAGATAAAATTCCCCTAATTCACTTAAAATATGGGAATTAAGTCGAGTAGTTGATGCAGAAAGAGCCGCCTTCTAGACACGAGAACGACGATTTATCTGTACCGTTCGATTGTTATTCCAACCTTGCTATACGGTAGTGGAACCTAGTCACTCAGGTATACGGATAAACAGAAGCATCTGATCTTTGAAAGGAGAGATCTGCGAAAAGTCTTTGGCGCGAATGGTACGCTATAATCATAAACTCGAAAAACTGTACCTGTAGCCGTCTGTAATAATCACCAATAGTGTTCAATAGATTGAGATGGGCAGTATACAGACTATGGACTAATGCCGATTACCCACCCCCAATACTCTTTGGAAAGTGCACAGACATAGAAGAAGGAGCCGCCGCCAGTTAGATAGATTGATGGTGTAGATGAGGACGTAGATTTATGGGGATTTTGGGCATGGAGGTCGCAGGCACGAAAGCGAGACAATTCTAGTCATATGCTGCAGCAGGCGAAGTCCCGACCAGTGTTTTTCCAGCCGACAATGATGAGTTGATGCGGATTAGGTTCGGTGAAAATGCATGACTAGATTTCACTGAAAATTGTATCCACTTTGGTGCGCAAATTGCAAACGtgattttggcattttttattattgctataTATAAAAGACAATACTGAGaacttgaaaataaatacattttgtaGTTGTAAATTCCATTACAGCTCCTGCTCCTACCtgtggtgagcgtcttgatgttttatTCCACCTCAGaacggcaaataattttttatgagtaacTTTTTGATGACAGGAATctactttgccattgcctgccgcgtatcaaccgttattagaaaaactcTGCCATTAGGTCGTTTAATAATTCACTACTGAAGTATTAATAGTAGGAAAAGTGACGAAacagtcaaaaaagttttttacaacATTGCCTAACATTGGAAGCACGTAGCTTTCAGGTCGAGGCAAAGGAAAGAGAGCTCGTATTTGAACCACCCTGTATACATCATTAAActcattaatttttcttatttttttctaaaaataaaatatatatataatgtatatataggaaaataatttatatttatgtatataatata
Coding sequences within:
- the LOC129248203 gene encoding beta-galactosidase yields the protein MQILGICLLALLGVHHLYALDNYASRNFTVDWNNDRFLKDGQPFRFIAGSLHYFRAHPDSWQRKLQTLRASGVNAVTTYVEWSLHNPKNGSYVWTGIADLEKFIKLADEVGLLVILRPGPYICAERDFGGFPYWLLTKYPNIKLRTSDINYLFEVRTWYNVLFNQLKSYLYGNGGPIIMVQVENEYGSYFACDKKYRTWLRDETLTHVQDKAVLFTNDGPSVLRCGHIEGVLATMDFGATNDISSYWERLRQIQPKGPLVNAEFYPGWLTHWSEPMARVRTEAITKAFVEMLDAGASVNFYMMFGGTNFGFTAGANDGGPGRYQPDITSYDYDAPMDEAGDATSKYYKLREIIGRYLPLPNIPIPAPVPKKHYGTIRLNPCCTLLSAKGREILSTGVVFNNKPLTFEALDQYSGFVLYETLLPTVKRDPSILRASGVHDRAYVYIDDQLVGILSRETPILELPISPSYGKRLQLLVENQGRINYGPVTDFKGITSNVVLEKDVLSNWTMTKYPLESIEDIETLISLVNADYINSVGFYEEKGGSVLRNGPKIYYGQLSIAEGQLGDTYLDTKGWGKGLVFVNGENLGRYWPMAGPQMTLYVPREVLKSGDNRIVLIEYQRAAPANEITFTNTPNLDGR